CGCAATATCAACGAGAAATGCCAGTGGGAGCACCCACAAGAGTGCAAACGCGAAGTTTGCGCCAGTGTCGGCAAGGATATACACTGAGCCAGCACCGAACACATTTGCAGCGAATAGAACACCGAGACCGTATGACTCGAGGAAATCAGCGACTCCAGACTGGACTCGGCCGATCTGGTAGTTTTCACTTGCCATTGCGGACCACCTCGCAGTCCTCTCGATGCATCGCCCATCGGAGAGAAGGTCTCTCCATGATAGGGATTCACAGCCAAGGTACGCGAATGGATTAGGCTTGCGTGAGCAACTGCTGGGTAAATCACTTGCAATTGAGAGGCTCGTTTAGGGTCTCGTTTTGGTTCAATATATAATAAAATAATTATTGATGGGAACGACAAATCGGTGTTAGTGACCGTGACGATTCGCTTTAACGATGCAGATCCATGGGAGAGAGGGCCGTGCTTGAAAGACGAGTTATAGAAATCATTACCGGCCTAGTTACTTATTTGCCTATCTAGAGTACGAGCGGCATCGAAACTGGCCTCTCGAAGGATTTCGATCTCGGTTCCTCTATGGTGGCTATTTACCGCCAGAACGTGACAATTCGGATGATGGCTACTGAGGCCACCTTTACGGTTCCGTCCGATCAGTTCCCCTTAGGAACGATCTTCGAACAGTTGCCGGACGTGACTGTCGAACTGGAACGGATCATCCCGGCTCAGGACGTCGTAATACCGTACTTCTGGGTGCGAGGAACTGTGATTGACGACGTCGAGGACGCGTTTACCAGCCATCCCGGCGTGGAAGACATTCGCCTCGTCGATTCGGTCGCAGACGAGTACCTGTTACGTGTCGAGTGGGCGCTAGAGTATTCCGGTGTGCTAAGTACACTGGTAGAGACGGAGATCCCACTCATCAAAGCGATTGGCACGAACCAGCAATGGACGTTCGATGTACGCGGCGATTCTCGAAGCGACCTCGCGGACTTTCAGGAGCGCTGCCAAGAGCGGGAGATCCCGATCACGCTCACGGAGATACACGCACTGACACCAGTCGAGACGGTCACTGAGGAAGCACTCACCGAAACCCAGCAAGAGGCGCTGGTACTCGCCTACCAGCGCGGGTACTTCGAATCCCCACGCGAGGTGACGATGGAAGAGATCGGCGACGAACTCGGCATTTCCCAGCAGGCTGTCGCGTCTCGTCTCCGGCGTGGAATCAAGCGCATTCTCGGGAGTACACTTTCCGAGACTGGACAGCTACATCGATAGGCACTGAAAAAGGGTGTTGTATAGCACCAAGTCACTCTCACGCTGCTGGCCGTTGACAGTAGGTATACTATGCCCGATGGGAAGATCGAACGAACAGTCGCTGCGTGTCTCTCCTGTGGGTCCGTCTATGCGGCTCGAAAATGGAGTGACGGGACAATTCAACCGATTGGGAGGGGTGGCTGTCAATGTGGATCAACGCAGTTCCGAGTCATGAAAGAGACGAGTACTCCCACTCTCTAAGAGGCAGACATCAATGACCAGTGTCGCGTATTCCACACATAGGGGCGCTGAGTGCATGGTTTTGTTTTCTCCACGCGAAATATCCGGGGTTATCGTTTGAATTCAGTTGCTGTGTTCACCAAGCGCTCTTGGTATGGACTAGGTGGTCAACAACCCGTCTCGTTACATCCTTCGCCACTAAGGAGTGCGAACATTCTGAACTGTCGTTAAAACGCATAACAGAGGCCGAGTGATCTTCTAACAGGAATTTAGGCACGAGCGCGGGTATGCTCGGGCGCGTCAGCCTTGTTGTTAGCGTAGGCATTGTACGCCGAGAGAACGGCGGTGGCCGCCCCAAGATTGCAGTCCCGGTAGCCAGCAGCGTTTCGCTCCCCATGTCAATGAGGGTTCGAGAGCGTCCTCAGACAGTTCCTCAATCGTCCGAATCTCTTTCAGACGAACCAGACCTTCCCGACAGCAGCAATACCTCAAGCGGAGTCAGGACTATGGATTCGGTGTCAGCGCTCTTGCGGGAGAATACTGGAGAGAACGACTTCCCGTCATAGCCCCACCTTGTGACTAGAACTACTTAAAGAACGACCGGGTCGGATCTTTTGCAGAAACCACGTCTATGGCTTATTTGGGACTTCTTACTGCCGTTCACGGAGTAGAAACAGTATTGGGGGTTTTTGAGAATGAGGCGAGTGGTGACACTCGCGGCGCTGTCGCAGATCAAGGTGCAACGCTGGGGGTGGCGCGTTGCACTACAGGAGCTCATTCCTATCAGTGTGCCGCGAGTGTGGGAGAAGATACCATATCTATCCATATAAAACTACTCTGAACTACTACCCCGTTACCTAGTCAATCCTACTACTCGAGGACGTCGACAGGATAGCGTCTCTCTTCCGTCACGCTGGGTTGATGCCTGTCGAGTTACTGTCGTTTCACTTCTCCTACCTAGGTGACAGCGCGTCCCGAGCTCACGAGGAGGTGACCGTTCGCTCGAACTTCTGGATCGCGTCATCACTCCCCGCGACGATCACTTCGTCGTCGGCCTTGATGGTGGTACGTTCGTCAGTGTGGACAGTGTCGGCGCGCGAGACGCCAACCACGGTCCACCCGTGTTCAGTGTTGTGACGGGCGTCCGCCAGTGACTCGCCGGCAAACGGGGCCGCGTCGGCCCGAATTAGGCGAATCTGGCTCGTTGGAGCCATGACTCGTTCTCCGTGGACCTCTGCCGCGACAAGTCGAGTCGACACTTGTTGAATAGAGAGAACGTAATCGGCGCCCGCTCTGAACGCTGCCCTCGTCTTATCACCATCTGTCACACGTGCAAGAATTTCCACTTCGCTGGAAAGCGAGCGAGCTATGGCGATGGTCATCAATGCGGTCGAGTCATTGTCGACGGTGACAATCAGCGCCGAAGCACTGTCGATGCCGGCTTCATGGAGTGTTTCTGGTTCAGTAATATCGCCAACGACATCGGGATTACGTTCCGCCGATTCGTCGATAGTCGTCACTGAAACATCCGCTGGGAGCGCCTCGAGGGCTGCTGTTCCACCCTCACCGAAGCCGGCGACGATAAGATGTGAGGGTGTCCCGATGCGCCGCGTCTGGACACCTCCTATCTCGTTCGTTATCTCATCGATCTCACTCTCTGGTCCAGCGATAACCAGAACGGTATTAGGCGTGAGTTTGTCGTCAGGCGATGGCGGCAGGCGCAATTCGCCGTCGAACCAACCGGCGACTAATGTCAGGTTCGGGTGGTTCGCGATCGGTGAGTTCCGCACCCGAACATCGTGGAGGGGGCTATTCCGCCGGACGAGTATCTCGCGGACGTCGACCTCGTCCCCGTCGGACTGGTCTGCAACCGTGACGGGCATCGTCGCTTTCTCCGCCAGTCGCTGGCCAATCAGCGCGTGAGGGGCGACGCTGCGGTTGACACCGATTTCCGTGAGTGCCGTCTCGTGGCGTGTCGACTCCGTGAAACTGACCACCCGTAGGTCCTCATTGGCTTCCAGAGCGGTCAGAACGATATTCGCAGTTTTGTCGCCAGCGTCAGTGATGAGTAGCGATGCTCGTTCGATCGTAGCACGGTCGAGGTCAGTTCGCTCCTCAGGGTCGCCCTTGATAGCCTGATAGCCGTCATCAGAGAGGCGCTTCGCTTCCTCCTCATCGGATTCGATGAGAACGTAGTCGATATCGAGTTCTTCGAGTTCGTCAAGGAGCATATCGGTGTCACGCTGGTACTCCGCGATAACCACGTGGTTGTTCTTAGACGTGAGGCGGTCAGCGAGGTTCAGCGGCGTTCGTTCAAATAGTGGGATTACCAGAACACGCAGCGTGACGAATCCGATGATGACTCCCGTCACCTGGATCGACACCATCAGGACGTTCATCGCCGGCGTCGCCCAGGGCGAATCCGCTCCGAATCCGGTCGTTGTCATCGTCTCGACTACCGTCTGGAACGACCGGAAGATAGACTGAGGGCGGTTTTCGAGCGCTCGCATTCCCCAGTTGTAGACGACAGTGTAGAAGAGGACGACTAAAACAAGACTAACCAGGAAAATCAATAACAGCCGTTGACGTTGTGTGAGATCACGCGGATGCAATCCTTCAATGTCTACAAGTTCGCGCATTTAGTGGCCACCAGTCAGACCGTCGTTAGGACCTCTGATTAGTTAAGTGCCGACTTTGCTAGAGCGTACTCTCGTCACCCTGTATCGGCGGTGATCGCGAGGACTGTGCCCAGTTCGAGGAACTGCTCGGAGCCGGATTCGAAGAGTGATCACGACGAATGTTCATGTTCGAGGTGAGCACTAGTGGCGACTGAAACAGCGCTTGTCGACGTCGGCATCCTCTTTACCGCGATCGCACTCGCCGGTCTCCTCTCGAGCCGTTGTTAGCTGCAGTAAGCGACGACCTCGCTGGCGCTGAGTGAACTGATCGGGATGTAAAAAGGGGTGGGACGTCGTGTTGGAACAGACTATTCTCGTAGGATCGAGCACCGTTCGTCGATAGCGACGGTTTCGACTGGATGTGCAATATCGCTTGTAGACTGTTTACCGTTAGGAACAATGGAATCTTTGTCCCATCACATTTCGTTGGCCGATCGAATGTCTGATTGGTCTCCCCATCATGTTATCGTGTGGCGCACCGTACTACCCGTATGAAGTGCCCACAATGCAACGAGAGCAAGGCCGAGCGAATGCTGATCCATTACAAGAATGCCACCGTGTTGGCGTACCTCTGTCAGGAGTGTGCCGACC
This genomic interval from Haloterrigena sp. KLK7 contains the following:
- a CDS encoding bacterio-opsin activator domain-containing protein, with translation MATEATFTVPSDQFPLGTIFEQLPDVTVELERIIPAQDVVIPYFWVRGTVIDDVEDAFTSHPGVEDIRLVDSVADEYLLRVEWALEYSGVLSTLVETEIPLIKAIGTNQQWTFDVRGDSRSDLADFQERCQEREIPITLTEIHALTPVETVTEEALTETQQEALVLAYQRGYFESPREVTMEEIGDELGISQQAVASRLRRGIKRILGSTLSETGQLHR
- a CDS encoding NAD-binding protein, whose protein sequence is MRELVDIEGLHPRDLTQRQRLLLIFLVSLVLVVLFYTVVYNWGMRALENRPQSIFRSFQTVVETMTTTGFGADSPWATPAMNVLMVSIQVTGVIIGFVTLRVLVIPLFERTPLNLADRLTSKNNHVVIAEYQRDTDMLLDELEELDIDYVLIESDEEEAKRLSDDGYQAIKGDPEERTDLDRATIERASLLITDAGDKTANIVLTALEANEDLRVVSFTESTRHETALTEIGVNRSVAPHALIGQRLAEKATMPVTVADQSDGDEVDVREILVRRNSPLHDVRVRNSPIANHPNLTLVAGWFDGELRLPPSPDDKLTPNTVLVIAGPESEIDEITNEIGGVQTRRIGTPSHLIVAGFGEGGTAALEALPADVSVTTIDESAERNPDVVGDITEPETLHEAGIDSASALIVTVDNDSTALMTIAIARSLSSEVEILARVTDGDKTRAAFRAGADYVLSIQQVSTRLVAAEVHGERVMAPTSQIRLIRADAAPFAGESLADARHNTEHGWTVVGVSRADTVHTDERTTIKADDEVIVAGSDDAIQKFERTVTSS